A section of the Leishmania panamensis strain MHOM/PA/94/PSC-1 chromosome 3 sequence genome encodes:
- a CDS encoding hypothetical protein (TriTrypDB/GeneDB-style sysID: LpmP.03.0590) has product MLRRTPRCCTDVRHTSVPSFMQHPVEMAFYFPRFHPDTHVNPAGIPELIDAVGLMTRRSRADSTASAATSAAASAMSRALPPTRWTTTVSATAQPTTDASVAEAQKDSVKSLLLLERGIDILNSAGGVRSPAVANLLRPLYAARFEVLNGSEHLPRCEYATRVHVHKAILQQAAPLLYYNDTWDKSDVHQVDTACVLVGHFMKAFCALHPQPFHPQLAPAASDGAGSSKASSTRMTSGGSSSSSVASSSSPPRPPKAMFNPAEWKMLVGDDGEKAYLTLAMVQDRIEELLRLATAAHDKHGSTHPELRWLRPKLLVLKGLLAIPLTGHLLHAQRYIEEAANYVDALTKRKNLLLDGLKERTHEPELGLYMLLQAEIAARAFDWNLAPGHVDGDVVNMFTDAAGYYADPPNTTLDGDAIMSERKLPEQRFEAEAYTCCLRSYAAFLLGAPRPKAAATRDLPVFLAKQLFSLNPLLTVATPSSLIFSDVRNVLELPLEMCRRRTGEALDRALKLNRMLYPDFRQNAPAAATLMTMACLYADTRDYLYATGLFESASKAVTYNFGGTSLEHVFLQKLRYEFLAGVGSEQEAKTASHEVVHLLKRMDALPC; this is encoded by the coding sequence atgctgcgccgcacgcctcgctgctgcaccgacgtGCGGCATACGAGTGTGCCGTCGTTCATGCAGCACCCAGTCGAGATGGCCTTCTACTTCCCTCGCTTCCACCCCGACACGCATGTCAACCCTGCAGGTATACCGGAGCTGATCGACGCCGTGGGGCTCATGACGCGGCGATCTCGTGCGGATAGCACTGCatccgccgccacctcagcCGCGGCGAGCGCCATGTCGCGTGCACTACCGCCGACCCGGTGGACAACGACCGTCTCAGCGACCGCGCAGCCCACAACGGATGCCTCTGTAGCCGAGGCGCAGAAGGACAGCGTGAAGAGTCTcttgctgctggagcgcggCATTGACATCTTGAACAGCGCCGGCGGGGTGCGTAGCCCCGCGGTGGCAaacctcctccgccccctctACGCCGCGCGCTTTGAGGTGCTGAACGGCAGCGAGCACCTGCCGCGCTGCGAGTACGCGACACGGGTGCATGTCCACAAGGCCATCCTGCAGCAAGCCGCTCCGCTGCTCTACTACAACGACACGTGGGACAAGTCTGACGTGCACCAGGTCGACACAGCCTGTGTTCTGGTAGGCCACTTCATGAAGGCATTCTGCGCGCTGCACCCGCAACCCTTCCACCCCCAGCTCGCTCCCGCGGCGAGTGATGGCGCTGGCTCATCCAAAGCGTCATCGACAAGGATGACttccggcggcagcagcagcagcagcgtcgcctcaTCGTCCTCTCCACCACGGCCACCTAAAGCCATGTTCAACCCGGCCGAGTGGAAGATGCTCGTTGGTGACGACGGAGAAAAAGCATATCTGACACTGGCGATGGTGCAAGACCGCAtcgaagagctgctgcgcctcgccaccgcggcaCATGACAAGCACGGCAGCACTCACCCGGAGCTGCGCTGGTTGCGGCCGAAGCTGCTCGTGCTGAAGGGGCTGCTCGCCATTCCGCTCACAgggcacctcctccacgcacaGCGGTACATCGAAGAGGCAGCCAACTACGTGGATGCGCTGACGAAGCGCAAGAACCTCCTGCTCGACGGACTGAAGGAGCGCACGCATGAGCCGGAGCTTGGGCTCTatatgctgctgcaggcggagATCGCCGCCCGCGCCTTTGACTGGAATCTAGCGCCTGGCCACGTCGATGGTGATGTGGTTAACATGTTCACCGACGCTGCGGGCTACTACGCCGATCCGCCCAACACGACCCTGGACGGGGACGCCATCATGTCGGAGCGCAAGCTCCCTGAGCAGCGGTTTGAGGCGGAGGCGTACACGTGCTGCCTACGCAGCTACGCGGCCTTCCTGCTCGGCGCGCCACGCCCCAAGGCGGCGGCCACGCGTGACTTACCAGTGTTTCTCGCGAAGCAGCTCTTCTCGCTGAACCCGCTGCTCACTGTGGCGACACCGTCCTCGCTTATCTTTAGTGATGTGCGGAACGTGTTGGAGTTGCCGCTGGAGATgtgccgtcgccgcaccGGTGAGGCGCTCGATCGGGCCCTCAAACTGAATCGCATGCTCTACCCCGACTTCCGCCAGAatgcaccagcggcagcgacactcATGACGATGGCGTGCCTGTACGCTGACACACGCGACTACCTGTACGCCACAGGGCTCTTCGAGTCGGCGAGCAAGGCCGTGACGTACAACTTCGGCGGCACCTCGCTCGAGCACGTCTTCCTGCAGAAGCTCCGGTACGAGTTCCTCGCTGGTGTGGGGTCGGAGCAAGAGGCGAAGACCGCCTCGCACGAGGTGGTCCATCTGCTGAAGCGCATGGACGCCCTGCCGTGCTGA
- a CDS encoding kinase-like protein (TriTrypDB/GeneDB-style sysID: LpmP.03.0560) — translation MNYVARPRIHQQILVEEIVKGNRRALAKAITLAESSNPADSIRLSNLLRDIHHTTAVRTVPRLALSGSPGAGKSRLLDTLGYYLCEKKKMRVGVLAVDPSSTITHGSILGDKTRMEKLSIHPNSYIRPSPSGGHLGGVTSRAWEVLEIFEAANFDVVFVETVGVGQSETQCKDLTDMMILLVPPASGDELQGIKKGIVEVADMVVVTKNDGSRKLLAQQTISAYTRAVMYTEAKQGFEKPVLAVSAEERTNVPELWEAMMKMWKTRVESGQIAHLRRAQSMKHFYNYFEMQLLTKARRMANVEMQNLAHRVWEHQMTPREAGDIMVLRTLREHLAAETAVGAGGGGGCDPREVVGGEKRGGGDWLAQRKTDHDGGQGETL, via the coding sequence ATGAACTATGTGGCCCGCCCACGCATCCACCAGCAGATCCTCGTGGAGGAGATCGTGAAGGGCAACCGCCGTGCCCTCGCTAAGGCCATCACCCTTGCCGAGAGCTCGAACCCTGCCGACTCCATTCGACTGAGCAACCTGCTGCGTGACATTCACCATACAACGGCGGTGCGCACCGTGCCGCGCTTGGCGCTCTCTGGCAGCCCCGGCGCCGGCAAGTCGAGGCTCCTAGACACGCTTGGCTACTACCTatgcgagaagaagaagatgcGCGTTGGAGTTCTGGCTGTCGACCCGTCCTCTACCATCACACACGGCAGCATCCTCGGTGACAAGACCCGCATGGAGAAGCTGAGCATCCACCCGAACTCGTACATCCGTCCATCGCCATCCGGGGGGCACCTCGGCGGCGTGACCTCGCGTGCGtgggaggtgctggagaTCTTCGAGGCTGCAAACTTTGACGTTGTCTTCGTCGAGACTGTCGGTGTTGGCCAGAGCGAGACGCAGTGCAAAGACCTCACAGATATGATGATCCTCCTCGTGCCGCCCGCCAGCGGTGATGAACTCCAGGGTATCAAGAAGGGCATTGTCGAGGTGGCAGACATGGTCGTTGTCACCAAGAATGACGGCAGCCGCAAGCTGCTGGCACAGCAAACCATCTCCGCCTACACCCGCGCCGTCATGTACACGGAGGCGAAGCAAGGCTTCGAGAAGCCGGTCCTCGCTGTCTCCGCTGAGGAGAGGACGAACGTGCCGGAGCTGTGGGAAGCGATGATGAAGATGTGGAAAACGCGCGTCGAGAGCGGCCAGATCgcccacctgcgccgcgcccAGTCGATGAAGCACTTCTACAACTACTTCGagatgcagctgctgacgaAGGCGCGACGGATGGCGAACGTGGAGATGCAGAACCTCGCGCACCGCGTCTGGGAACACCAGATGACGCCGCGCGAGGCGGGTGACATAATGGTGCTCCGAACGTTGCGGGAACACTTAGCAGCGGAGACAGCtgtgggggcgggggggggaggggggtgcgacCCCAGAGAAGTAGtcgggggagagaagagggggggaggggactgGTTGGCACAGCGCAAGACAGACCATGATGGAGGACAAGGGGAGACTCTGTAG
- a CDS encoding arginine N-methyltransferase, putative (TriTrypDB/GeneDB-style sysID: LpmP.03.0550): MPSRKSTHMTASAKRSETHSANADRVVLTESLLATEAEKNATSKSLYGDSAARISSNISTIHDHQRLRAYEVIFRNVRGKTLLHLGCGMGLYSMLAARGMAKMVIGIDSSAIVDAARVVAEQNGLKNIQFIRGRLCEALHQLPSDMKFDYVLCEWMGPLLLNERVLTDALYARDHLLTESGALCPNRASLHVVAVSDYAFRLDTEDFWSNVYGFQMEPMKELVRQEVEMCAIPGSNIVSAPCLAHTIHMDTLEGLTAEETATYEAQANQAAAIRDNEEENPVEHCWVPAAVAQKGYEAAFTLSIARSATVHYLTFYLDAAFTSKTNPGANFVLAVRPGGQNNWTEVSVGLREPLPVNAGEKIQGTVRVYTPADKGGKVTVVEVTAKTAGQVATIETFGTYYYQSY; this comes from the coding sequence ATGCCGTCGCGGAAGAGTACGCACATGACGGCGTCTGCAAAGCGCAGCGAGACACACTCGGCGAATGCGGACAGGGTAGTGCTGACGGAGTCGCTGCTCGCCacggaggcagagaaaaatGCGACATCGAAGAGTCTGTACGGCGACTCCGCCGCACGCATCTCCAGTAATATCAGCACGATCCACGACCACCAGCGACTGCGTGCCTACGAGGTCATCTTCCGCAACGTACGGGGCAAGACGCTTCTGCACCTCGGTTGCGGCATGGGACTGTACTCTATGCTTGCAGCGCGTGGTATGGCGAAGATGGTGATCGGCATTGACAGCTCTGCCATTGTGGATGCGGCGCGCGTCGTGGCGGAGCAAAATGGCCTCAAGAACATTCAGTTTATTCGCGGCCGCCTGTGTGAGGCGTTGCACCAGCTGCCGAGCGACATGAAGTTTGACTACGTGCTGTGTGAGTGGAtggggccgctgctgctgaatgAGCGAGTCCTGACAGACGCCCTCTATGCCCGCGACCACCTTCTCACGGAGTCTGGCGCGCTCTGCCCAAACCGAGCCTCCCTGCACGTGGTCGCCGTGTCCGACTACGCCTTTCGCCTTGACACGGAGGACTTCTGGAGCAACGTGTATGGGTTTCAGATGGAGCCAATGAAGGAGCTTGTGCGgcaggaggtggagatgtGCGCCATTCCGGGCAGCAACATTGTATCGGCGCCGTGCCTAGCGCACACCATTCACATGGACACCTTGGAGGGCTTGACGGCAGAGGAAACGGCCACCTACGAGGCCCAGGCGAACCAGGCCGCGGCGATCCGCGACAATGAAGAGGAGAACCCTGTCGAGCACTGCTGggtgccggcggcggtggctcaGAAGGGCTACGAAGCCGCCTTCACGCTGAGCATCGCTCGCAGCGCGACGGTGCACTACCTCACCTTTTACTTGGACGCCGCCTTCACGAGCAAGACGAACCCCGGCGCCAACTTcgtgctggcggtgcgccCCGGCGGCCAGAACAACTGGACAGAGGTCAGCGTCGGCCTGCGCGAGCCGTTGCCGGTGAATGCGGGGGAGAAGATCCAGGGCACGGTGCGCGTCTACACCCCGGCGGACAAGGGTGGTAAGGTCACGGTAGTGGAGGTGACGGCCAAGACGGCAGGCCAGGTGGCGACGATCGAGACTTTCGGCACCTACTACTACCAGTCCTACTAA
- a CDS encoding MP99, putative (TriTrypDB/GeneDB-style sysID: LpmP.03.0570) yields the protein MYAITRHLCYVAGIGGSSSSSGGSRGTGSHYRNSTQLADAFQSVQQRNQWPFDHVLIDVSFLANSLGYLTRDLVGHERDRETVKNIHRQLHTVVLRRLQARKSLALLLDGSEPLWMLEHRRLFPGRRYDSRVYRSCASPMPYLLEEKLRGTAMEQRTPPSEAVISGPATPGLAEGKMSAYLLDLATRIARPPTFPPHLCTPVTANDTICLAGGPELAWMGVGMTPFHNITSVTLQQGELKSCSLLESMEWMRLDHLLKEEPEQTHGNSDGGAALTLQRRLAAVRTDLVLLYLLTNGHPTTGLPQVLAAPFADVLDAYVDMEKEQHSEAALSTPQNALCFRSVLFDEEPVTGAHPGRPALRLRLVALQRLLVRIVRALSGPHVGLPAGNRPTSHAATLLEMALQTHGLLCSGGVPSQAWSPTPDPAAASSKSGAPTVLNGTVLLDKFPRLSAEMLLQHVTYLLSHEAKPHTGNSADGAATFAPSAKEDSDSAYLSPQHTRHFGLTGVETLLLTATQADQVNQILPLYARGHTLPDGVAEDIAQTRNIHEAVRKTKRVLSRVLEQASQELARQSATGADRESNSTAAAVDAAGNNGPHPALTHLPSFLFVRTAGARGPPPGWAYYGVHLGIKAEAMSMRSNLNASDTTAQRVMASSSSDNNSNGEVTAAAGSDVGAESARNASAN from the coding sequence ATGTACGCCATTACACGGCACTTGTGCTACGTCGCCGGCAtaggcggcagcagcagcagcagcggtggctccCGCGGTACCGGAAGTCACTATCGTAACTCCACCCAACTCGCCGACGCCTTTCagtcggtgcagcagcgcaaccaATGGCCCTTCGATCACGTTCTCATCGACGTCTCCTTCCTCGCCAACTCCCTCGGCTACCTCACGCGCGACCTGGTCGGCCACGAACGCGACCGCGAAACGGTGAAGAACATCCACAGACAGCTGCACACGGTcgtcctgcgccgcctccaagCGCGCAAGAGcctcgcactgctgctggatgGCAGCGAGCCGCTCTGGATGCTCGAGCATCGGCGCCTCTTCCCTGGCCGACGGTACGACTCCAGGGTCTACCGCAGCTGTGCCTCGCCGATGCCCTACCTGCTGGAGGAGAAACTCCGCGGAACTGCCATGGAGCAGCGCACCCCGCCCTCGGAAGCCGTCATCAGCGGCCCAGCCACCCCCGGACTGGCAGAGGGCAAGATGAGCGCTTATCTGCTGGACCTTGCTACTCGCATTGCTCGGCCACCGACATTCCCGCCGCACCTCTGCACCCCGGTCACGGCGAACGACACCATCTGCCTGGCTGGTGGGCCCGAGCTGGCTTGGATGGGTGTTGGTATGACGCCATTTCACAACATCACAAGCGTGACACTGCAGCAGGGGGAGCTGAAGAGCTGCTCGCTGCTGGAGTCGATGGAGTGGATGCGGCTGGATCacctgctgaaggaggagccAGAGCAGACACAtggcaacagcgacggcggcgcggcgttgACGCTACAGCGGCGCCTGGCCGCTGTCCGTACCGACCTCGTCCTGCTCTACCTGCTGACCAATGGGCACCCCACTACAGGACTCCCGCAAGTGCTGGCAGCCCCCTTTGCCGACGTGCTGGACGCGTACGTGGacatggagaaggagcagcacaGTGAGGCAGCACTGAGCACGCCGCAGAACGCACTGTGCTTTCGAAGCGTGTTGTTCGACGAAGAACCTGTCACCGGCGCGCATCCAGGGCGGCCGGCGCTGCGACTCCGCTTGGTGGCCCTTCAGCGGCTGCTCGTCCGCATCGTGAGGGCGTTGTCGGGACCACACGTTGGTCTTCCGGCCGGCAACCGTCCCACCTCCCACGCGgccacgctgctggagatggcgctgcagacACATGGGTTGCTCTGCTCCGGCGGCGTGCCGTCTCAAGCGTGGAGCCCAACACCCGATCCGGCAGCTGCCTCGAGTAAGAGCGGCGCCCCCACCGTCCTGAACGGCACTGTGCTCCTCGACAAGTTCCCCAGGTTGTCTGCGGAGATGCTCCTACAACACGTGACCTACCTCCTCAGCCACGAAGCGAAGCCGCATACGGGGAACTCGGCGGATGGCGCCGCCACTTTTGCTCCCAGTGCCAAGGaggacagcgacagcgcgtACCTGAGCCCGCAGCACACACGGCACTTTGGGCTGACCGGTGTCGAgacgctcctcctcactgcAACGCAGGCGGACCAGGTGAACCAAATCCTGCCTCTCTACGCTCGCGGCCACACCCTTCCGGACGGCGTGGCCGAGGATATCGCACAGACGCGCAACATCCATGAGGCCGTGCGCAAGACGAAGCGGGTGCTGAGTCGAGTGCTGGAACAGGCCAGCCAGGAGCTGGCCAGACAATctgccaccggcgccgacagggaaagcaacagcaccgccgccgcagtcgatGCTGCTGGCAACAATGGGCCACACCCCGCTCTCACTCACCTTCCGTCGTTCTTGTTTGTGCGCACCGCCGGTGCTCGCGGGCCACCGCCGGGGTGGGCGTACTACGGCGTTCACCTCGGCATCAAGGCAGAGGCCATGAGCATGCGGTCCAACCTCAACGCATCCGACACGACAGCGCAGCGCGTCATGGcgagcagcagtagcgacaataacagcaacggcgaagtcacagcagctgccggaAGCGATGTCGGTGCGGAGTCGGCCCGCAACGCCAGTGCTAACTGA
- a CDS encoding hypothetical protein (TriTrypDB/GeneDB-style sysID: LpmP.03.0600), whose product MDAYEAAAAVATLRTDAGGSLLQRPSTSPLCPVKSYGTASDISDASSCSSLSAVVAVQTTNDTVDWARTQTVGNNITRSTRAELQACVAEQHQSLNHTQQGEDQAMPGYVVEAPLYDPHTSTPLDGNAHPVGEVGQREPSPLAEGAAYAPLAAGGGANGVAAQAEGGQPRSPTTDANANANGPAPASLLPTWGSPTGSPPTFMELVVRRVQATSLLQLLWVALLVTMLLVGNAFQVIFLNFWIHQFPTNRSEVATSGLSSSSSSASSSGGAERAKALASSYTTFVISAVLFPSFFLVLSIAYALWRRPNLAFTRDRAGWWLLLGIGAMDALNSAMAIYAAANTPEVLQALFVSLVPIYSAVFTKWLLKDPRDYTNPYIVVSFVLIAAGVALASLFNYIVTHRHHTKDGSGRGQAVVGGHGMPKEFQLDTFADGSSSSLSAMALDQRLWCLIFFLSVPPTVLMNVWQTMYMIRYTSSDELTAYLTEHADEVEYLEGDDGTAAAAAGQHAQLLDGAVHQPPSGNPVRGPSLGGPGHRPHAPHSEVPLHGEDVSVKLVMLTSDTAIQAILALVMMPMDALPWFGGSNSIREVVENLSEGVDCVLHCPRNMRYCILYSTGFVLVYIASAYLNRYSVTLCSMVSQLSGPITALVLIIFPSLNITGDASPWYVSVFAVLLLSCGTVLYVYWDEMTVEEKAVGEMKLKWEMMHAKSSRHAQSSAGGHSYHEIDSSTLATSQPQHHRHPRSRRYHRRRQSDYVVVFDQDPADPAANVQQHPH is encoded by the coding sequence ATGGATGCAtacgaagcggcagcagcagtggcgacgctgcgcacggACGCAGGCGGCTCCCTGCTTCAGCGGCCGAGCACGTCGCCTCTGTGCCCGGTGAAGTCGTACGGTACCGCGTCAGACATCAGCGACGCGAGCTCGTGCAGCTCCTTGagcgctgtggtggcggtgcagacAACGAACGACACAGTCGACTGGGCGAGGACGCAGACTGTAGGCAACAACATTACGCGAAGCACCCGCGCTGAACTCCAGGCGTGTGTGgctgagcagcaccagaGCCTCAATCACACACAGCAGGGGGAAGACCAGGCCATGCCTGGCTACGTGGTCGAGGCCCCGCTGTACGATCcgcacacctccaccccgCTGGATGGCAACGCACACCCGGTCGGTGAGGTTGGGCAGAGAGAACCCAGCCCGCTCGCTGAAGGTGCAGCCTATgcaccgctggcggcgggaggaggcgccAATGGTGTCGCAGCACAGGCTGAGGGCGGACAACCCCGCAGCCCTACCACGGACGCCAACGCCAACGCCAACGGCCCCGCGCCAGCCTCTCTGTTGCCGACTTGGGGGTCGCCAACGGGGTCTCCCCCGACGTTTATGGAGCTTGTGGTGCGGCGCGTTCAGGCCACttcgctcctgcagctcctgtgGGTGGCGCTTCTTGTGACAATGCTGCTGGTGGGCAACGCGTTTCAGGTGATTTTTCTGAATTTCTGGATCCACCAGTTCCCCACCAACCGGAGCGAAGTCGCCACCTCGggactctcctcctcgtcgtcgtcagcgaGCAGTAGCGGCGGGGCGGAGCGGGCGAAGGCCCTCGCCAGCAGCTACACCACCTTCGTCATCTCCGCCGTACTGTTCCCGAGCTTTTTCCTGGTGCTCTCCATCGCGTAcgcgctgtggcggcgcccGAACCTCGCCTTCACCCGCGACCGGGCcgggtggtggctgctgctcggcatCGGGGCCATGGACGCGCTGAACAGTGCCATGGCCATTtacgccgccgccaacacGCCGGAAGTCCTGCAGGCGCTGTTTGTCTCCCTCGTCCCCATCTACTCTGCTGTCTTCACCAAGTGGTTGCTGAAGGACCCCCGCGACTACACGAACCCCTACATCGTGGTAAGCTTCGTTCTGATCGCGGCCGGCGTAGCCCTTGCCTCACTCTTCAACTACATCGTCACGCACCGTCACCACACGAAGGACGGCAGCGGAAGAGGTCAGGCGGTGGTCGGTGGCCACGGCATGCCGAAGGAATTTCAGCTCGACACCTTTGCGGACGGgtcatcgtcgtcactgTCTGCCATGGCGCTGGACCAGCGACTGTGGTGCCTcatcttttttctctccgtTCCTCCAACGGTGCTGATGAACGTGTGGCAGACGATGTACATGATTCGGTACACAAGCAGCGATGAGCTGACAGCCTACCTTACCGAGCACGCAGACGAAGTGGAATACCTAGAAGGTGACGATGGtacggctgcggctgccgcggggCAGCATGCGCAACTACTGGACGGTGCCGTGCATCAGCCCCCCTCAGGCAACCCCGTGCGAGGGCCCTCGCTGGGTGGGCCGGGGCACCGTCCACACGCTCCACACAGCGAGGTTCCCCTGCACGGTGAGGATGTGAGCGTCAAGCTTGTCATGCTGACCTCCGACACGGCTATCCAGGCTATCCTTGCTCTTGTGATGATGCCGATGGACGCGTTGCCGTGGTTCGGCGGCAGTAACTCGATCCGCGAAGTCGTGGAGAACCTCAGCGAGGGCGTTGACTGTGTATTGCACTGTCCTCGCAATATGCGTTACTGCATCCTGTACAGCACAGGCTTCGTACTGGTGTACATCGCTTCAGCCTACCTCAACCGCTACAGTGTGACCCTGTGCTCCATGGTCAGCCAGCTCTCCGGTCCCATCACGGCCCTCGTTCTTATCATCTTTCCCTCCCTGAACATCACCGGGGACGCCTCACCATGGTACGTGAGCGTCTTTGCCGTTCTCTTGCTGTCCTGCGGCACCGTCCTGTACGTCTACTGGGATGAAatgacggtggaggagaaggcagtggGCGAAATGAAGCTGAAGTGGGAGATGATGCACGCGAAGTCCTCGCGACACGCGCAGTCGTCGGCAGGGGGCCACTCGTATCACGAaatcgacagcagcaccctcGCCAcatcgcagccgcagcatcaTCGCCATCCGCGATCCCGACGCTACCACCGTCGTCGCCAGTCAGATTACGTCGTGGTATTCGACCAAGACCCAGCAGATCCTGCTGCCAAcgtccagcagcacccccACTGA
- a CDS encoding hypothetical protein (TriTrypDB/GeneDB-style sysID: LpmP.03.0580) codes for MSFRYTNHLVAALKHRLYLEAAHRQLVRQTFTGACNGIEVTCTAYGSVVGLRMLDRAVWEPQYRVAADSESTAPATHPAATSSSPPSPPPSPSPSSQRGIDLVKLSASIQAATWQAVQKARAAKEEAHSRSLRRNPQLLAEAKLRDWYEQDANTLYPRPCDGLKNLQATEWMQAVRFGVSQPARYLRSSAACKDAGAGSGGVRTDQKSYETITVLQDEDCDPANIPIGSAHPLFAPGLLQLELNPNVSKVGGSRVDELFVLSEQRKEMRRDEEAFWERVELIRRSQLATIPKGGVKRGYANMSATVQDTIEEKVQLRFTQ; via the coding sequence ATGTCGTTCCGCTACACAAATCACCTTGTGGCAGCCCTGAAGCACCGCCTCTACCTCGAAGCCGCGCATCGACAGCTGGTCCGCCAAACTTTCACCGGAGCCTGCAATGGTATTGAGGTAACCTGCACCGCATACGGCTCCGTGGTGGGGCTGCGAATGCTCGATCGGGCGGTGTGGGAGCCGCAATACCGGGTCGCTGCAGACAGTGAGTCGACGGCACCAGCCACACACCCCGCCGCGacctcctcatcgcctccctcaccgccgccgtccccCTCTCCGAGCAGCCAAAGGGGGATCGACCTTGTAAAGCTGTCTGCCAGCATCCAGGCTGCCACATGGCAGGCGGTGCAGAAAGCGCGGGCAGCGAAAGAGGAAGCACACagccgctcgctgcgccgtaacccgcagctgctcgcggaggcgaagctgcgcgacTGGTATGAGCAAGACGCGAACACGCTGTACCCGCGGCCGTGTGACGGCCTCAAGAACCTCCAGGCAACGGAGTGGATGCAGGCGGTGCGCTTCGGCGTTTCACAGCCGGCGCGGTACCTGCGCTCAAGTGCAGCATGCAAAGACGCGGGTGCAGGTagcggtggtgtgcgcaCGGACCAGAAGTCATACGAGACGATCACGGTGCTACAAGACGAGGACTGTGACCCTGCCAACATCCCGATCGGCTCCGCACATCCGCTCTTCGCGCCcggtctgctgcagctggagctgAACCCGAACGTCTCGAAGGTGGGCGGCAGCCGTGTTGATGAGTTGTTTGTGCTGAGCGAGCAGCGGAAAGAGATGCGTCGTGACGAGGAGGCCTTCTGGGAGCGTGTCGAGCTCATCCGCCGCAGCCAGCTTGCCACGATCCCTAAGGGTGGTGTGAAGCGTGGCTACGCGAACATGTCTGCCACGGTCCAAGACACCATcgaagagaaggtgcagctgcgctttACACAGTGA